The segment CTGATTCAATATAATCAACGATCTCGCAGAACTGGGGATGCAGCATAGGCTCGCCACCGGTCAGTTTCACCGATTGCAATCCCAAAGGCTTGGCTTCGGCTATAGCTTTTTTAAGATGTTCGAGTTTGAGGAATTTACCGTTGTTATTATCGGCCTGATAATCGGGCTCGATCCAGCAATGGCGGCAGGTCAGGTTGCAGGAGCCGGCAATGTACATGTAGAGCGAGGTCAGCGGCGGCACGCCCTCGGGAAGATCGAGCTTCCGCGTCGCGGCCGGCATGGCTTCTTTTTTCAACAACTCAGGCTCGCAGCCCATAACTCGCTCCTGTTTCTTTCAAGAAATTCTTAAAACAATCCTCGGGATTGGCGCGGTTGAAGTCTCCGGTCAGCTGCTGGGCCAGCCCGGGGCAACTGCCATTGCAGTACTTATTCCATTCGCAGGTTTCGCACCCCGCGACCTCATTCGTGGGGATGCTTCTCCGTTCACGCAGTGCGATCAAGGTTGGATGATTATACCATATGTCAAGTAGGGAGTCACTGCAGATGTTGCCCATCACCAAACCGGGCAGCATGCAGCAGGGGACGACCGAGCCGTCGTGGAGGATGTCGATCTTGGAAAACACGCAGCCGCAAGCGGTCAGGTAGCCCATGGACCAGGTATGAGGATTTTCGCCCGTGCGCCGGGCATGGACCATCTCGGCGTACATCTTGCGCTTGGCTTGCGGGCCGGCTTGGGCTTTGAGGCGGCCGGGGTAGCGCCGTTGCAAACGGCCGATCATGGCCATGGCTGCCATTTGTTCTTTGGGGGACAGGGACATGTCCGCGTCGCTGCGGCAGCCCGAGCCGATGGGCATGGCCTCGTTGTTGCCGAAGGAGTTCAACCCGATGTCTTCGAGAAGCAATTTGGCGATATTTTCAAGGTCGTTGAGGTTGTGGCGGTTGATGGTCACGCGCACCGCCAGAGGGAAATTGGCCTCTTTTAGAACTTTTAAACCGCGGATCGCTTTGTCAAAGGAGCTTGGGCGGCTCTGGTTGTGAATGGCAGCAATGGAGCCATCGATAGAGATCTGTATATAATCAAGGCGTAACTTCCGTTTCCCTTGTTCGAATTTTTTCAGCAGCTTTTCGTCAATCAGGGTGCCATTGCTCAGGAGGTTGTAACGCATGCGGTTAACGATAATCCCGTCGATCAGTTCGAATATATCGGGACGCAGCAACGCTTCGCCGCCGGTCAAGGAAACATCCATGATGCCGATCTTTGCCAGCTCGGCAAAGAATTTTAGCCAGGTGGCGGTAGGCAGGTCCTGTAAACCTGCCATCTCGTTGGCATAAAAACAGTAATTGCACTTTAGGTTGCATTTGCCGGTGATGGAGATGCTGACGCTTTTGGGCGATGGCAATTTATTGATTTTACGGCTTGAATTCAAATTTATTTCTCTTTATTTCCGGGGAATTCCCAAAAAACCGTTGGACCGCATATCGTCGACAAAGGTCTTGACTTGCCCTTCGACTTCGGCTTCAGGCACGCTGTCAAATGTCTTTTTTAGGGCGGAAATAATAGCCGGCAAATCTTTTTTACCATCGCAGTGCTTCCAAATGAACAAGCCGGTGGTGTTGATCACCCGGATCTGGTTGGTATCGGGGTTGAAGAGCAGTGCCCCGTCCGGGTCTTCTTCGCGGAGGACTACGTCAGGGTTGCGAACGAGCAAATTTTTGATTTTTTCATTTGGCATTCACGCATTCTCCTTACGATTAAACAAGTATATACAAGAAAAATTTAGTTGTCAACAACTCAACGTCCATTCACCCTGGTTATTGCAATTTCATTTGATTCCCCTTAGACTCCCATCATGGGTAAAGTCGATTTTTCTATCAGTTTCTTATCAGTTCGTATCCCCGTCAGCTTTTCTTTCATCACATGCCCGAACCGTGTTTGGGTGCAACCACTTCATATGCGACAGGCTTTCATGGCAGAATTCAATGGTTTTATGGAAGCACTGGCCCAAGCCTTCCTGCGCTACGGCCGAGCCGATGCGTATCAGTGCTACTTCAGTTCCTCGGAGCTGTCCGTGCTCTCCCGAGAGGAGATGGGAAGGCTTGCCCGGATTGATAGCCGAGTTCGGATCTGTCCGCTCGATCTCGCTTGGCCCAAAAAGCCCCCGAGGTGCGACGTACTATACATGGAGACTATTCAGCCTGAGCGGGAGCTCGTATTTCGCCGGTGGCTGGAACGAGACTACCCGGTACCGGTGACCCGCAACACCTACACGATCGCGACCCGGGGGCATCTCCGCGAGCTACTCGACGTCTGCCTGCTAAACCTGGGTGGACGCCCGTTCGACGCCCTCGTGGTGCTCTCCCACGCGACAAAGGCGGCGGTGGAGGTCCTCATGGCTGATGTAGCTGACCTCTCTGGGGGCGCTCTAACCTGGCGCGGGCGAGTGGAAGTCATCCCACCGGGCTTGGAGATGGAGGCCTTCGAACCTATCGATCGGCTGGAGGCCCGCCGAGCACTTGAGCTGCCAAGCGATACCGTTATTCTCCTGTCGATTGCCCGCCTATCCAGTTCGTCGAAAATGACCTACAGCCGCATGCTCGATGCCCTGGCGAGAATCCAGTCACGGACCTCTCAACGTGTACTCTTGGTGCTCGCCGGTGCCGGTTCGAACCAGGAGGTAATTGCTCTGGAGGCGGCAATTGCCGCACGCGGGTTGGTCGGCTTGGCGATATGCCGGCCGAACTTCGCCGATGGCGAGAAGGTCGCTTTGCTGTCCGCGGCTGATATTTTCCTTTCCCTTAGTGACAACCTCCAGGAGTCGTATGGAATTTCCCTGGTCGAGGCGATGGCCGTCGGGCTGCCGATCGTGTGCACCGATTGGGACGGGTACCGTGACATCGTTCGTCCGGCAGTGAACGGGTTCCTTGTGCCGACGACATGGGATGTGCAAGACAGTCTGATTGGGGAGATGGATGTCTTCAGGCATCCCTATAGCCACGAGACGATTCAAGCCATCGCCCAGTCGATCTCCCTGGACGAGGCTTTTCTCGATGAACACCTGCTGCTGCTCGTGGAGAGGCCGGAGCTGCGTTCGAGCTATGCCGAGCGCAACCGGACGGAGGCTCGTGAGCGTTTTAACATCCGCCATACTGTTGAGAGCTACGAGCACCTTTGGCAGGAACTCGCAGCCGTCGCAGCTAGGGACTCGTCACAGTATCGAAATCTGGCTCCGGCACTCACCTATGACTACTCGAGACACTTTCGGTCGTATCCGACCCGTACGACGATCTCGAGTGACCCGGACGAGCACCTCCCTTGAGCCCTTGGGAGCAGCCTCCACGGGCATCTCCTCGAGCGCATGGAGCCAATTTATTATTTAGGAATGTTCGTTCCGCGTGTATTAAAATGAAAGAACGGCGTGCCATGCCCTTGTTGTAGTTGTGCAAGCAACAAGGAATGTGTTATATTTATTTTGGCGGAGAGTTGAAAAATTGGCTGGAAAGTTATTAATTTGAGCAAGAAAATAGTGCGCGATTGCG is part of the Candidatus Aminicenantes bacterium genome and harbors:
- a CDS encoding PqqD family peptide modification chaperone, giving the protein MPNEKIKNLLVRNPDVVLREEDPDGALLFNPDTNQIRVINTTGLFIWKHCDGKKDLPAIISALKKTFDSVPEAEVEGQVKTFVDDMRSNGFLGIPRK
- a CDS encoding glycosyltransferase family 4 protein, translating into MGKVDFSISFLSVRIPVSFSFITCPNRVWVQPLHMRQAFMAEFNGFMEALAQAFLRYGRADAYQCYFSSSELSVLSREEMGRLARIDSRVRICPLDLAWPKKPPRCDVLYMETIQPERELVFRRWLERDYPVPVTRNTYTIATRGHLRELLDVCLLNLGGRPFDALVVLSHATKAAVEVLMADVADLSGGALTWRGRVEVIPPGLEMEAFEPIDRLEARRALELPSDTVILLSIARLSSSSKMTYSRMLDALARIQSRTSQRVLLVLAGAGSNQEVIALEAAIAARGLVGLAICRPNFADGEKVALLSAADIFLSLSDNLQESYGISLVEAMAVGLPIVCTDWDGYRDIVRPAVNGFLVPTTWDVQDSLIGEMDVFRHPYSHETIQAIAQSISLDEAFLDEHLLLLVERPELRSSYAERNRTEARERFNIRHTVESYEHLWQELAAVAARDSSQYRNLAPALTYDYSRHFRSYPTRTTISSDPDEHLP
- a CDS encoding radical SAM protein, with translation MPSPKSVSISITGKCNLKCNYCFYANEMAGLQDLPTATWLKFFAELAKIGIMDVSLTGGEALLRPDIFELIDGIIVNRMRYNLLSNGTLIDEKLLKKFEQGKRKLRLDYIQISIDGSIAAIHNQSRPSSFDKAIRGLKVLKEANFPLAVRVTINRHNLNDLENIAKLLLEDIGLNSFGNNEAMPIGSGCRSDADMSLSPKEQMAAMAMIGRLQRRYPGRLKAQAGPQAKRKMYAEMVHARRTGENPHTWSMGYLTACGCVFSKIDILHDGSVVPCCMLPGLVMGNICSDSLLDIWYNHPTLIALRERRSIPTNEVAGCETCEWNKYCNGSCPGLAQQLTGDFNRANPEDCFKNFLKETGASYGLRA